The Numida meleagris isolate 19003 breed g44 Domestic line chromosome 7, NumMel1.0, whole genome shotgun sequence genome contains a region encoding:
- the MOB3C gene encoding MOB kinase activator 3C, which translates to MALCLKQVFNKDKTFRPRKKFEPGTQRFELYKKAQASLKSGLDLRAVVQLPPGESINDWIAVHVVDFFNRINLIYGTMCEYCTEQWCPVMSGGLRYEYRWQDDRKYRKPTALSAPQYMCLLMDWIEMLINNEDIFPTRIGVPFPKQFQQVCTKILTRLFRVFVHVYIHHFDSIINMGAEAHVNTCYKHFYYFIREFSLVDHRELEPLKEMTERICH; encoded by the exons ATGGCGTTGTGTCTGAAGCAAGTCTTCAACAAAGACAAAACCTTCCGTCCCCGGAAGAAGTTCGAGCCTGGCACACAACGCTTTGAACTGTACAAGAAGGCCCAGGCCTCCCTCAAATCTGGGCTGGACCTGAGGGCTGTGGTACAGCTGCCTCCTGGAGAGAGCATCAATGACTGGATCGCCGTGCACGTGGTGGACTTCTTCAACCGCATCAACCTCATCTACGGCACCATGTGCGAGTACTGCACGGAGCAGTGGTGCCCTGTCATGTCCGGTGGGCTCAGGTACGAGTACCGGTGGCAGGACGATCGCAAGTACCGGAAGCCGACGGCGCTGTCGGCGCCGCAGTACATGTGTCTGCTGATGGACTGGATCGAGATGCTCATTAACAACGAGGACATCTTCCCCACCAGGATAG gTGTTCCCTTCCCCAAGCAGTTCCAGCAAGTTTGCACTAAGATCCTCACCCGCCTCTTCCGCGTCTTCGTCCATGTCTACATCCACCACTTTGACAGCATCATCAACATGGGTGCTGAGGCTCATGTCAACACCTGCTACAAGCACTTTTACTACTTCATCAGGGAGTTCAGCCTTGTTGACCACCGGGAGCTGGAGCCTTTG aaagaaatgacagaacGGATTTGCCATTGA
- the ATPAF1 gene encoding ATP synthase mitochondrial F1 complex assembly factor 1 isoform X2, with product MSKGGFTRDKTLDSILNVEMVKEKSAEEIKQIWNQYFSAKDTVYAVIPAEKFDLIWKRAQKCPSFLYALPRKEGYEFFVGQWSGAELHFTSLINIQTQGEAAPSQLVLYHYPELQEEKGIVLMTAEMDSKFLAVHEAQCLANQVQLFYATDRSETYELVETFNHRSSEFKYMSVIAELEQSGLGKALRPNQDSDKS from the exons ATGTCAAAGGGAGGATTCACGCGGGATAAG ACACTTGATTCAATTCTTAACGTTGAGATGGTGAAAGAGAAATCagcagaggaaataaagcaG ATTTGGAACCAGTACTTTTCTGCAAAAGATACGGTGTATGCAGTTATTCCT GCAGAGAAGTTTGACTTAATATGGAAGAGAGCCCAGAAGTGTCCATCG TTTCTATATGCTTTGCCAAGAAAAGAAGGCTATGAGTTCTTCGTGGGGCAGTGGTCAGGAGCAGAACTGCACTTTACTTCTCTAATAAACATTCAG ACCCAAGGTGAAGCTGCTCCTAGCCAGCTGGTCTTGTACCATtatcctgagctgcaggaggagaagggaataGTACTAATGACTGCAGAAATGGACTCCAAGTTCTTG GCGGTCCACGAAGCACAGTGCTTGGCGAATCAGGTGCAGCTCTTCTATGCAACGGATCGTTCTGAGACCTACGAACTAGTGGAAACCTTCAACCACAGATCCAGTGAATTTAAATACATGTCAGTTATAGCAGAGCTTGAGCAAAGCGGCCTTGGAAAGGCGCTGAGACCTAATCAGGATTCTGACAAGTCATAG
- the ATPAF1 gene encoding ATP synthase mitochondrial F1 complex assembly factor 1 isoform X1 produces the protein MAGPLGQGWGLGAALRSRAALRPLGLLAPPCRGTTAPPCRGVTGPGEEVLEENPFYGKYRHKIQELRRSSPDVFESRMEKRSEVKKQPVGYSKQSEFVRRMEEKAEGVGTKMSKGGFTRDKTLDSILNVEMVKEKSAEEIKQIWNQYFSAKDTVYAVIPAEKFDLIWKRAQKCPSFLYALPRKEGYEFFVGQWSGAELHFTSLINIQTQGEAAPSQLVLYHYPELQEEKGIVLMTAEMDSKFLAVHEAQCLANQVQLFYATDRSETYELVETFNHRSSEFKYMSVIAELEQSGLGKALRPNQDSDKS, from the exons aTGGCCGGGCcgctggggcagggctggggcctGGGGGCCGCGCTGCGGAGCCGCGCCGCGCTGCGCCCGCTCGGGCTGCTGGCCCCGCCGTGCCGGGGGACGACGGCCCCGCCGTGTCGAGGGGTGACGGGGCCGGGGgaggaggtgctggaggagaaCCCCTTCTATGGGAAATACCGCCATAAGATCCAAGAGCTGCGCAG GTCCAGTCCGGATGTGTTTGAATCCCggatggaaaaaagaagtgaagtGAAAAAGCAGCCCGTGGGGTATTCCAAGCAATCAGAATTTGTCAGACGCATGGAAGAAAAG GCAGAAGGCGTAGGCACAAAGATGTCAAAGGGAGGATTCACGCGGGATAAG ACACTTGATTCAATTCTTAACGTTGAGATGGTGAAAGAGAAATCagcagaggaaataaagcaG ATTTGGAACCAGTACTTTTCTGCAAAAGATACGGTGTATGCAGTTATTCCT GCAGAGAAGTTTGACTTAATATGGAAGAGAGCCCAGAAGTGTCCATCG TTTCTATATGCTTTGCCAAGAAAAGAAGGCTATGAGTTCTTCGTGGGGCAGTGGTCAGGAGCAGAACTGCACTTTACTTCTCTAATAAACATTCAG ACCCAAGGTGAAGCTGCTCCTAGCCAGCTGGTCTTGTACCATtatcctgagctgcaggaggagaagggaataGTACTAATGACTGCAGAAATGGACTCCAAGTTCTTG GCGGTCCACGAAGCACAGTGCTTGGCGAATCAGGTGCAGCTCTTCTATGCAACGGATCGTTCTGAGACCTACGAACTAGTGGAAACCTTCAACCACAGATCCAGTGAATTTAAATACATGTCAGTTATAGCAGAGCTTGAGCAAAGCGGCCTTGGAAAGGCGCTGAGACCTAATCAGGATTCTGACAAGTCATAG